The Portunus trituberculatus isolate SZX2019 chromosome 7, ASM1759143v1, whole genome shotgun sequence genome contains the following window.
TAtagccttaacacacacacacaaacacatacacacacacacaaaccgacACACGCGACAGTCATGGAGAAGGTCTTGCCGTGCCCGCTGTTGATGCTGGTGCTGCTCCTGGTGCTAACTCCCGGCGCCGCACCAAGTCCCACCCTGGCCGAGGACTGCAGTGCTTTCGGcacagaagtgaaggaagggacacCAGAAGTAATAAGCAAGACATCAATCACCTGGAAAAATGACCGATATATAGGTTATCTCtcattatatgtgaagcctGAGAGTGACTTTAAGGGCGTGACTCTTCTTGTTATGACAAATGGCGACACTAACCGCACTGCCTGGTTCACTGCTGAGGAGAAATGTTTCCCTCGCGATAGCAAGTGGCTGTATTTCAAGGCGATGATTTGGATAACCAACACGGATCTATGGTTTCGCCTTAGGTCTGGTGCATGCTGGGAGGAGTGCTATATCAACATTACCCAGACAAATCTCATGACACTCAGCGTGGTGGCTCAGGGCCCTTCCAGGTGGTTGACTGAATCTCCAAATGAAAAATGTGAGATTCACGAATTAGAAAACACAAATCGCAGCCTAAGTAGGTGTATAGACTctccacaaaccaccaccacgatcatccCTACCACCACAAACAGAGCCATAAGCACCTCCTCTATGACGCCTTCTACGATGACACCGGAATATATAACAACCATAGcggtgtcagcagcagcagcagcagtagcggtggtggtggtggtggtgttctacaggAAACGGAAAGCTGCCACATCGCGtgagtacagtgtgtgtgtgtgtgtgtgtgtgtgtttcactgtttgatctgctgcagtctctgacgagactgccagacgttaccctacgtaacgagctcagagctcattatttccgattttgggataggcctgagaccaggcacacaccacacaccgggacaacaaggtcacaactcctcgatttacatcctgtacctactcactgctaggtgaacaggggctacacgtgaaatgaacacccaaatatctccctctggccggggaatcgaactccggtcctctggcttgtgaagccagcgctctaaccactgagctaccgtgtgtgtgtgtgtgtgtgtgtgtgtgtgtgtgattggtggCGATAGtctcacaaaaacaacaacagcaataactctAACACTCTTCCCCATCACACAGCACGCCAAGACggactctcccctcccccccccgaTGAACACGTCATAGAAAACGACATCTACGAGCCATTTGACGGTGCCACTAACCACGCCGCGCCGCAAACCTTCCAGAACGACCTATACGACTCCCTCAGCGCAAACGGACACCGGCACGACTCCTAGACGACCCTGGGACAGAGCcagcccaacacacacacacacacacacatacggataGGAttcgcccggtagctcagtggttagagcgctggcttcacaagccagaggaccggagttcgattccctggccgggtggagatatttgggtgtgtctcctttcacgtgtaggtgctgttcacctagcagtgagtaggtacgggatgtaaatcgaggagttgtgaccttgttgtcccggtgtgtggtgtgtgcctggtctcaggcctatccgaagatcggaaataatgagctctgagctcgttccgtagggtaacgtctggtagtagtaacagtactactagtagtagtagtagtagtagtagtagtagtagtagtaatatcagtaaatgtagtagtagtagtagtagtagaagtagtggtggtggtggtggtggtggtggtagtagtagtagtagcaggtgcAGTAATAAAAACAGTACAGTAGTATAACCAATAGCAGCAGGAAAGGCAGCAATgaaagcagcagtaacaacagaagcagcagcagcaccaccaccaccaccagcaggcccGCCAACCTACCAGTGTCCTCACGTTGTATCTATGGTAGGGGAAGTGTTTCGCTGTGTACTCTGGCCCCAGCAAGAGGAAGACAGCTTGCTGCCTGAGCTCTGACTCCTGGGGCTCCGTCACGTGGCGAGCCAGGGCGGCACTCACCTCCTCCAGCAGCTGCGGCAGGAGAGAAAGTGGCTTTGAGAAACTGAGAGGGGCTAAGATTTACTTGGAAGGACTGGGAGATGCttggggagaggctgggagaggctgcagggaACTGTGGCACACTGGGAGAGACTGCAGGGAACTGTGGCACACTGGGAGAGACTGCAGGGAACTGTGgcacactgggagaggctgcagggaACTGTGgcacactgggagaggctgcagggaACTGTGGCACACTGGGAGAGACTGCAGGGAACTGTGGcacactgggagagactggggtTGCGTGACAAAGTGGTGACGGCGGAAGTGGCTGGGGCAGTGAGCAGTGACGGAAAAGCAATGGGTAGAGCCCTTTATTCTGGGTGGTGGTGTCCTGCCCCTTTTCAGGCCTGTGCCGCCCGCGTGTCCCCTCCTGTAAAGGCCACCCGGTGCCCCTGCTCTCCTGTGAATAACTAGATAAACTGGTAACATATTAGTAAAAAATCACCATTGCTAAATGAAGAATTGCACTCATGAATGTGTCAATAATAACATGATGATGCAAACTGAGAGTAAGGTACCAGTCACTGAACTAATAAGACGTATTTATTGcaagattaatcccttcagtagtgggacgcattcTTACCATGAACCAACACTTTTGactttagaccattttatgacTTTTGATTTTAGACCCTTTtatgtacattaggaagggtctatggaggtcaaaacacTAATGACCTCAGTTTTCAATATTGTAATCCCAAcacgagtttctaaagctgtataaaatcgccaaatagtagcagaatgaatatgataacgcgtcatggtactgaaggggttaacgtacACATAGCACGGTGGTTGTTCAATTGTAATCCCTGGTGGAGACTATAGTCGGAACGTTCGTGTTTTGCCGGCAAGTAATGAGGCGTGGGATGAACAAATCTGCCACGTGTACCAGTACAACATCTGCGCCAGGACTGTAATTGTGGTCTTTGCTGATTGTCTTTAAAAACGtaacaaaatgagagaaactTCAAGAGACCATCCTGCTACACGTGGCTGTCCCTGTATCAACACGCCTccttatttccacctatcatgcCCATTCATATTCGTGTTTAACCTTCTTTAAgtctccctattgactcagcactaacaacatgactactgagtccgttccattcatcaaccactagTTACAGAACCAATTCCTCCCCATGTCCTTCttaaacctatattttcaagctTGATTAGGTAAGATGGGAAaattggccaagggtaacaaaaagttACCCACTTAGTTGACAGTCCCGTACAGGTCCGAAAGGGTTAGCGAAAATAAAGGGATACATGtctcgaaacctccctcttcattcTGGTCATGTTAGCACCAACAGTGGCAGTTCATTCCATTCACCGTGCTCTGTGCAGCTTTATTgtgcctcgagagagagagagagagagagagagagagagagagagagagagagagagagagagagagagagagagagagagagagagagagagagagagagagagagagagagagagagagagagagagagagagagagagagagagagagagagagagagagagagagagagagagagagagagagagagagagagagagagagagagagagagagagagagagagagagagagagagagagagagagagagagagagagagagagagagagagagagagagagagagagagagagagagagagagagagagagagagagagagagagagagagagagagagagagagagagagagagagagagagagagagagagagagagagagagagagagagagagagagagagagagagagagagagagagagagagagagagagagagagagagagagagagagagagagagagagagagagagagagagagagagagagagagagagagagagagagagagagagagagagagagagagagagagagagagagagagagagaggagagagagagagagagagagagagagagagagagagagagagagagagagagagagagagagagagaggatggtctACAGGATATGAAgcatgttgttttgttgtggtcATACGGATGTTGAAAgttagagataaggaaaaattctctctctctctctctctctctctctctctctctctctctctctctctgttactactGCAACGCTCGGCCGACCAGATTCTAGGAATACAAGACAGGCTGGCCAATGAGTTTGATCACAGCAggtcacattaaaaaaaatgataaattaaataaatgaataaaaataaatataaaaaaatgaaggcaaGGTCAGTGTGAGGCGGCCGCTGATTGGTGGCGAGCGTGTCCGGCACAAGATAACCCAAAGCCTTTCCTCCCTGCACTCCACAGCttggaggaaggatgagggcaGAGGCCGTGACGTCACGCCCCGCCCTCTTCCCAGAAGCCAACCCAAAACGTTGTCAGCTGCCGATAAGCCCGACACTCACCCGCCGCAACATTTTCCCAATATCCTTGTTTGCTGGGCCCAAGGCTGCCTGGAGAGGAGTGGCCATGGAGGCAACATTTCAACGGTAAACTGAAGAGACTTTCAAGGCTAATCACCTCATGAAATGCTACAATACTGGGTTACATCATGAGCGTGCCAAATGATGCCAAATCGATGATGAAATATTTCTAGAAATTCACTTGCACTTCGTCTTCTGTGAGATCCAAATGCAAGTAAATCAAATCAATGTAATACAGAGATCTCTATTTATCATCAGAAGTGCAGTTAACACTTACTACTGACTACTAGAAGTGATAAATGATGCAGTAAATGTTGGCGCGTTTTGTGTGCTACAACCTCTTCCTGGCGTGGTCTTTTCTTATGTACACAAGGACACCAGACAGACCATGGGCAAAAACACCCATCAAAATAGGTTGGCTATTGGTTGCATGTCAATATATAGCGATGGTTGTCTGTGTATCGTGTTTGAGCGAGATACAAGGACAAATACAGAGAAAACTAATGATCTTTGCAGTATGTTAAGACAGTGACACCCCATCTCTTCACCTTGTAAAGGCTGTCACCAACACGCTTCCActgcctcctttttccttcaacctACTGGCAGCTGCGGCACACTCCAGTGGGGCTGTTGTGCATTAGCAGAGTACGTAGATAGTTTGTAATTTCAAGTGTGGGAtctgttgtgtgtgttagtagaATTGGCTGAAATGTTCTGCTGTGATAGTAATGATTTTCGTGTTGGCTGATCAATCCGCCTCTTATCACAAGATAATGTATATCAATGCTTATCCATGGAGTTGGTGAACACGCCCTTAATGACCATCGTCCCAAAGACTACTTTGGTTAAACAACGCCTTCTCTGAACACCATGGCAGAGGAAGTGGCAGCAATATCTCTTCAGGAAGCTTCGGGGCAATCTAGTGGTGtaatcacactttttttttatacatgtaggcttttcacgggaatttatgggctaaagggggtactttttagtaatggtggtggtggtggtggtggttgtagtggcagAGGGAATGGTAGGGGTAGGTActttttgtagttgttgttgttgttgttgttgtggtggtggtggtggtggtggtgatggtagtgctagtggtagtttttatgatagtagtggtgttggtggtggtgctaataatactactaatcaACATATCATGGAGTAGGAGAGAgtcaatacaaaaacaacaacaacaacaacaacaacaacaacaacaacaataaatgctAAGAATAGTTTAAATGTGTTCCACGAACTCTCGGAGTATCTTAAATAAGATAGATTTGCTGAGAGGATCAGCTTATGTTGAAAGTTTTGCATTAACAAAAACTTGGTTAGATATGTCAGGGAAGGTATTTGATCAGGAggtgaaaattgatggttatacactttttcataaggacagggaaaatagaagaggggaaggagtggccttgtacgtcaaggacacactgcaatgttgcataaacAGCAGAATTAAGACAGACAGCAAAACAGAGTCTCTATGGGTAGATATCAAGGACGGGTCTCAGTCAGTAGTACtgggtttagtgtacaggcCACCTGGTGCTTCAGACCAGATGAACTCTTCcctatgggaggaaataaatagagtagacaggtacagtaaggtatgtgtggtaggggattttaactataggaatgttgattggagcttgatggtgGGTAACAGGGAAGCAGAAGAGTTTTTAGGGTCATTCAGGATAATCTTTTAAAGCAAGTCGTTTTAGAACCCACACGGGGATATATTCTAGATTTAATTCTGACAAACAGGAAGGAGGCAGTTACACAGGTGGCAGGTGGAGGTTGGAGGCCAGCTATGGGTAACAGtgatcacaaagaaatatgatatACATTGAAATGGTATGAACCTtttagataaaaagaacaataggaaAGTACCTGACTTCAGTAAGGCTAATATCGAGGGTTTAAGGGAGTATTTACAAGGAGTCGCTTGGCAAGGGGAAGGCAGAGACagtcaggtagaaggaaggcaggagcagagaaggggtgaggtgagagagagagagagagagagagagagagagagagagagagagagagagagagagagagagagagagagagagagagagagagagagagagagagagagattcagattcagattcataACTTTTATTCACTAGATGAAATAATCATACATGTGAAAGAGACTGATGATTGCCCCATAGGCCAGTCTCGTCATTTTTTAAGGTTACATTTTAAAGTTTACAGTGTGTGGGTGTTGATGTATATATACACTGACGACATTAgtgtcggaaaaaaaaaataataataaacaaataaataaataaataaataaaaaataaataaatatataaataaataaaaaatactgatGTGATAGATCAATGAAATGTTGATTTGACATTTTACATAATATACATTGAAATCAATGAGGTACTGTCCATTCAGGCGATATCACAGAATTTTGGGTAAGCACTCAGTGTTTCTGGGAGTATTTTAAGAAAGTGTTTAGCAAGGATAGCAAGTGTGGGGTTTGGTTCACTGCATTTCTGTCTTAATGATGTCACTCGCACACAGTCTCTCAAGTAGTGTTCAAGGGTATGTCCATCTTCCTCGTCACATAGCCGGCACTGTCTTTTTAATTCTGGTGTTGCCATTCCCAATTGTCAGGCATAAGGGTAGCCTAAGCAGATTCTCGTTCTCACTACCTCACATCGTCGGCTTTCGGCTCGGCGTAGTGGCCGTGTCATCGTCAGCCACCTCACCCAGCCATCGAGCGCTGACACTGATACCTCTACGCTCGGCTTCTTTCTGCTCTCGTATTTGCCTCCCCCTCAGGTGTTGTCTTGCCCTCTCTCTTAGTTGTTGGTGGGTTCTTGGGATTACAAGGCTCACTGATGAGTGCTGAGCCGCTTGTTTTGCAAGGAAGTCTGCCTTCTCGTTGCTTGAGATCCCAACGTGGAGATTGTTCTTCCTGCATGGTGAATGGCCTTGGCTGTGGTAATGATGGAGTGCGTCAGGCTAATGTTTTCATTGTTTGGCCTGCACAATGAGGCGATGGCTGTCATGGAGTCAGAGTTGATGAGGATGTCGAGGTTGTGGCAGGTGTGGGCGTGGTCTATAGCCAGCTTGATAGCAGCTAACTCTGTTagcgtggaggaggagtgatctGTTATTCgggcagctgtggtggtggtggtggcggttgcggcggcggcggcggcggtggtggtgatggcggcggcggcggcgtggtgTCTCCCTGGTGGAGACTATAGTCGGAACGTTCGTGTTTTGCCGGCAAGTAATGAGGCGTGGGATGAACAAATCTGCCACGTGTACCAGTACAACATCTGCGCCAGGACTGTAATTGTGGTCTTTGCTGATTGTCTttaaaaatgtaacaaaatgagagaaactTCAAGAGACCATCCTGCTACACGTGGCTGTCCCTGTATCAACACGCCTccttatttccacctatcatgcCCATTCATATTCGTGTTTAACCTTCTTTTAAgtctccctattgactcagcactaacaacatgactactgagtccgttccattcatcaaccactagTTACAGAACCAATTCCTCCCCATGTCCTTCTTAAACCTATATTTTTCAAGCTTGATTAGGTAAGATGGGAAaattggccaagggtaacaaaaagttACCCACTTAGTTGACAGTCCCCGTACAGGTCCGAAAGGGTTAGCGAAAATAAAGGGATACATGtctcgaaacctccctcttcattcTGGTCATGTTAGCACCAACAGTGGCAGTTCATTCCATTCACCGTGCTCTGTGCAGCTTTATTGTgcctcacgagagagagagagagagagagagagagagagagagagagagagagagagagagagagagagagagagagagagagagaggatggtctACAGGATATGAAgcatgttgttttgttgtggtcATACGGATGTTGAAAgttagagataaggaaaaatctctctctctctctctctctctctctctctctctctctctcgtgttactACTGCAACGCTCGGCCGACCAGATTCTAGGAATACAAGACAGGCTGGCCAATGAGTTTGATCACAGCAggtcacattaaaaaaaatgataaattaaataaatgaataaaaataaatataaaaaaatgaaggcaaGGTAATGCGTCAGTGTGAGGCGGCCGCTGATTGGTGGCGAGCGTGTCCGGCACAAGATAACCCAAAGCCTTTCCTCCCTGCACTCCACAGCttggaggaaggatgagggcaGAGGCCGTGACGTCACGCCCCGCCCTCTTCCCAGAAGCCAACCCAAAACGTTCTCAGCTGCCGATAAGCCCGACACTCACCCGCCGCAACATTTTCCCAATATCCTTGTTGGCTGGGCCCAAGGCTGCTTGGAGAGGAGTGGCCATGGAGGCAACATTTCAACGGTAAACTGAAGAGACTTTCAAGGCCAATCACCTCATGAAATGCTACAATACTGGGTTACATCATGAGCGTGCCAAATGATGCCAAATCGATGATGAAATATTTCTAGAAATTCACTTGCACTTCGTCTTCTGTGAGATCCAAATGCAAGTAAATCAAATCAATGTAATACAGAGATCTCTATTTATCATCAGAAGTGCAGTTAACACTTACTACTGACTACTAGAAGTGATAAATGATGCAGTAAATGTTGGCGCGTTTTGTGTGCTACAACCTCTTCCTGGCGTGGTCTTTTCTTATGTACACAAGGACACCAGACAGACCATGGACAAAAACACCCATCAAAATAGGTTGGCTATTTATTGGTTGCATGTCAATATATAGCGATGGTTGTCTGTGTATCGTGGCTGATGGGTCTatgcttatttttctctccaggcTTGGGTATAGGAACAATGTTGGCCGTTGTCCAGGCTCGAGGCAGCTCTCCTTGCATGAGGGACATGTTAAAGAGTTGAAGGACCGGGTCACCCTCCACCCGGCTGACAGCGTTCAGCATGGAGTATGTGATACCATCGTCCCCAGGTGCGGTATCAGAGCTCGTTTTCCTGGCCGCTAGTAGTTCCTCCCTTGTGATGCGTTGATCTGTGTCGTCTTGCTGTTGTGTGGCAGTTGTGATGGAGGCCAGCCGTGCAGGGTCCATGGCGTCCTTCTTGTCTCGGAGTTGGTCGGGTAGGTAGTCGGAGGAAGATCGCTCGTGGTAGTCGCTCATTAATTCCTCAGCCTTCCCAGCTGGGTCGGGGTTGGCAGGCGGTCGTGTTTGGTGACCTCTGATGTGTTTTATCTTGTCCCACACTTGAGTCATGCTGGAAGTATGATTGAGCTGTCCGGTAAACTGCAGATATCTTCCTTCCCTAATCAAGGTCATTTGCTCTCTGGCGTACGGTAGCCACTCCAGCAGCGTTGTTCTATCAGCTTCATCGCAACTTCGTTTGTAGGTTGCTGTTAGTTGGCGAGAAACTTTGTTTAATAATTTCACTCTGTCGTCATAATACCACAagtgtttccttcctttgttgtatttcttttttccgtaGCGCGGCATGGAGGCGTCAGCTGCATCCTGGATGGCTTGAGTGAGATGTCAGAAGGGTAAGGGCCCAAGCTGCTATACTTTTTAGGAGAGcaaatgatgatattgataaagCATCTACCACTTCTAAGGAGAGGACAGAGGTTAAATTACCTAGATTGGAGCTCCCCAAATATTCTGGTGAGTTAACTGTATGGCTGTCATTCTGGGACAGATTTGAGGCACTGGTTGACCAGTGATCTGCCAGATATACGCAAATTTAGTTACTTGCAGCCACTACTTCAAGGAGAAGCactatcagtcagtcagggcTTGTCTCTTCTTCAGTAAACTATAAGGTGGCTGAAAGTGACTTGCTGAAAGAAAAATTTCGTCGTCCTGAGAGGATAATATTTGCCCGTGTGCAAGGTTTGCTGAATATTTCCTTGCCACCTACAGCTAAGGGAGCTAACCAGTGCGAAGCCCTGTGGAAGCAACAAGACAAGCTGTTGTGCCCTGTAAGAAGCTTGGAAAGCCTTGGGATCACTGGTGATCAGTATGGAGTGGTGTTAACTCCTGTCATCTTATCTCGACTTCCAGAAAATATAAGGTTAGAATGGTCAAGAGAAAGCTCTGGACACGAAGATGACTTGGAGTGGCTAGTGAAATTCCTGCAGCAAGAGATCCAGCGTCGTGAAAGGGCAGAAACATTTAAGGATGCATCCATGGAAAAACGCACTGTACGGCAAGAagttgaaagaagaaagattagttCTGCTCCACCTTTCAAGCTCGTAACCGCATATACAAGAACCGAGTGCTGCTCAACCCTAGACGACGCCATGGCCCCCCCAATGATCCCTGGAGGTTGAACGACACTACAGGCAATGGGGAGGCTGCAGCTAGTCTTCCACAGACGGACCTTGGACCTGGAGCTGGTAGACAGGCCGTGTATATCAACGAAGATCTGACCAGCAGTAAAGCAAAGCTACTATGGCAAGCTAGGCAAGCAAAACGTGACAACAGAATCAAGGACTGTTGGTCAACCAATGGTAATGTACTTATTAAAGATAAACACAGCCGAGTCCATCCCATTAAAGTACTGCATGACCTTGAATCTACTTACTAACAGCTAAGACTTTATACATGTAGCAGAATTTATTTGTTATAACCACACACTTACAGATGTTATCATGCTTATAGTttcatttacactttttttttctatatatatttttattttgcatttagtATCTATTTGCTATTTCTTACATCATTATGTATACTTCTTTCCCaactattcttattttctttatgcattTAGTATCCATTTTACTCCATATTGAAGAATCAGTGAATCTCTATATTTACCAACATCTAGATGTTGACTATATCACTACTGTTGTTCTGTATTTTACAGTTTCTTGGATGAGTCCTCAGAAAACTATGCTTACCTTTCTTACTAGAGAATTTATTTTACTGTTATCAAAGTTATACATAGTATTGAAAAACTTATGTTATCCAAATGGCTAATCAAACTTGTTCCTTGTGTGGACACATGGATCTGCCGGATGAGATACACCACAACATCTTAGATCCAAATAACCATTTAGTTTGTGATAATTGTGCTGCTGACCTTTTTCCATTTAACAATATACCACATGATATCCTACTAAGAAATTTCTCTAATCCCAGCCCAGCATTACCATTAACTGACATCCTACAACTTGAAAATGTAGAACTTGACCAGCTTGACTATAACGATACAGACACCCATTCTCCTTTAAGCAATATTGATCCTGATTTAAATTACCTACAATTATTAAGACAACAAAATTTTGTTAGTAATTATATTACAGAAACTCAACTCAACAATGTAGTCTTAAACAATAAAGTAAATCATAATGCATTTTCTATGTACCATATGAATATTCGAAGTGTTCCAAGACACATTCAAGAATTAAATTGCTATCTTAATAATATTGATCTCAGATTTTCTATTATAGGGTTGTCCGAAACCTGGATAAGTAACCATACCTCGGGTTTATATAATTTGGAAGGATATGATCTGGTAGAAAAATACAGAATTAatcgtaatggtggtggagtTTCTCTGTATATAAGAGATGATTTGAAATATATCGAGAGAAATGATCTTGATATAAATGATGAGCATTTTGAGTCTGTATTTATCGAACTAGATAAACAATGtgtaaacaacaagaaaaatgttATAGTGGGTGTAATTTATCGCCCACCCAGAACTGACTTggaacattttttctctcacttgaaCAGTTTGCTAGAGAAACTTGACgaccatgaaaataaaactgtgtATTTAATGGGTGACTTTAATCTAAATTTACTAAACGCTGATTGTCACAAACCAACAGCCGATTTTatagaaacgctcttctctcattattatatGCCATTGATAAACAAAGCCACCAGAATTACCCAAAACTCCTCTACATTGATTGATAATATATTTTGTAATGATGTGTATAATGTGACTCTCCTTAATGGAATCTTATATAATGATATTTCTGACCATTTTCCAATTTTAGCCTTAACTTGACCGAGAGTGTTAATGTAGGTCAAGTTAGAGCTAAAAAAAGTAGGAATTTTTGTCAAGCCAATATTATAAAATTTAAAAATATgctacaagaaattgattggCATGAAGTAACACTGGTAAATGACTGTCAAGAAGCCTTTTCTaaattttatcatatatatctaGAATGCTTTAACAAATGTTTCCCAATTACATCATTTAAAAATAACTATAGAAATAGAAAGCCCTGGTTAACAACTGGTTTGAAAAATTCTATCAAgactaaaaataaattatatgttAATTCCTCAAGAGACCCTCAGTATATAACATTAATAAGTACAAGGATTATAAAAGAAACCTGCAAAGGTTACTTAGAGCTGCCGAAAGAAATCATTATGATAAATTATTCAAAGAAAGCACCAGCAACATTAGGAAATCATGGAA
Protein-coding sequences here:
- the LOC123498002 gene encoding uncharacterized protein LOC123498002, producing the protein MEKVLPCPLLMLVLLLVLTPGAAPSPTLAEDCSAFGTEVKEGTPEVISKTSITWKNDRYIGYLSLYVKPESDFKGVTLLVMTNGDTNRTAWFTAEEKCFPRDSKWLYFKAMIWITNTDLWFRLRSGACWEECYINITQTNLMTLSVVAQGPSRWLTESPNEKCEIHELENTNRSLSRCIDSPQTTTTIIPTTTNRAISTSSMTPSTMTPEYITTIAVSAAAAAVAVVVVVVFYRKRKAATSPRQDGLSPPPPDEHVIENDIYEPFDGATNHAAPQTFQNDLYDSLSANGHRHDS